GTGCACAACGTGCTCCAGTACCACCAGGCGCCGCTGGTGAAGCTCATCCACGCGCAGATGCAGGCGCATTACGAGGATATGACGGCGGAGTATGACGTGAAGGTGACGCGGGAGTTCACGACAATACGGGCCCTGCCGATAAAGGCGCCCGATGGCGAGGATGTGCGCGATTTTCGCCTGCCGGTGGAGGACAAGCAACGGATCCGCCGGATGGTCTTTGGCGGGTTCAGGAAATGCGTTTATCCGATGCAGCGCTTTGATGCGGACTCCGAGCGGCGGCTGGCGGTGGTGCTGGAGAATGACGATGCGGTGGAAAAGTGGGTCCGACTGAACAAGGGCGACATTCACATCCAATACGATCGCGAGGGGGCGTTGTACGTGCCGGATTTCGTGGTCGAAACGGGCGCGGCGAAGTATTTGTGCGAACCGAAGGCCGATAACGAGATGGGGGACGAGACGGTGCTTGCGAAGGCGCGGGCGGCGGCGGTGTGGTGCATGCAGGCGACGGCGCACGGGCAGGGCAATGGGGGCAAGCCGTGGCATTATCTGTTGATCCCGGATACGGCGATTCAGGAGAACAAGACGTTGCAGGGGCTGTCGGCGGCGCACCGGGTTGTGTCGTAGCGCCCGGTGCGCCAATTGGGCGTGCTTTGTCGCGGGCGGGCCGATGGTGCGCCGTGGCGGAAGCGCGGGCGATGCTTTAAGGGGGTTGATGGCGGATCGGGTTTCCCAGGCGCCGCTCGTGTGGGGTGGAATGGGTGGGGTCGGGGCGGCGTTGCTCCAGGCACACGAACGCGCCTCGGGCGCGATCGCGTGGCACGTTGGTTGTGGTGGATTGAAGGGGTGCGCGGTGTTGTGGGGGTGGTTGTTGCCGCGGGCAGGAATGCCCGCGATCCTGTCGATGGCGCGCCGCCGGCTGTTTTCACAGGGTTGGGCACCGTGGACGCGTGTCGGGAGAGCGCCGGTTCCGGGGGATATCGCATACGGGCGTGTCCGCGCCCCTGCGCGCCGGTCTTTCGTGGTTTGTGGGTGTTTGTATGCCCGCACCGCCAGGCAACACAATACGCGCTATAACAAATATGCCCCCGGCGCTGTTGGTCGCCGGGGGCTTTTCTTTGTGTTGTTTCGGGGGGATTAGCAGGGGAGCTCCCACTCCTTGCGGTATTCCTTGCTGATGAGGGCGGCGGCGTCTTTGTCGTTGGTTACCTGGCCCTTGATGTTGTCCCAGTGGAGCTTTTTGCCGGTGCGGACGGCGAGGTTGCCGAAGTTGACCATTTCGGTGAAGGGTCCGGAGTATTCGAAGCTTGAACCGGGGGCGGGGCCGCCCTTGATGCCGTCGATCCAGTTTTTGTAGTGGTTCCCGCCTTCGACGCGCGGGATGGTGGGCGCGGGGCGGGTGTAGTCCGCCATATTCACGGCGGGGAGCAGGCGGGACTCGCCGCCGTAGGTTCCGGTGGTGAGGATGCCGCCGGAGCCGATGTAGAGCGAGCCGTTGCCGCCGTCGCCGATTTTTTCATCGGCGGGGACGCCTTCGGGGCGCGGGGGCAGGTTGTAGATCTTCTCGCCGGAGGCGGGGTCGACTTTGAAGCCGTCGTACCAGAAGACATCGACGGGTTTCATGCCGGCGCGCGCGGGGAAGCTGTACTTAACGATGGAGGAGGTGGGCGGTGATTCGGGGGTGCTTCCCTCCTGGGCGATCAACTCGACGGTGTAATACGCGGCCTCATTGAGCTTGAGGGCGCGGTAGGCGGGGTCCATGATATGGCAGGCCATGTCGCCGAGGGCGCCGCAGCCGAAATCCCACCAGCCGCGCCAGTTGAAGGGGGCGTAGCCCTCGTTGTATTCGCGCAGGGGGGCGGGGCCGATCCAGAGGTCCCAGTCCATGGTTTCGGGGATGGGCTGCGCGGGCAGCGCGGCGGCCATGCCCTGGGGCCAGATGGGACGGTTGGTCCAGGTGTATACGGTCTGCACGTCGCCGATGGCGCCGTCCCAAAGCATTTCGCAAAGTTCGCGGACGCCGTCGC
This region of Candidatus Hydrogenedentota bacterium genomic DNA includes:
- a CDS encoding Gfo/Idh/MocA family oxidoreductase, with the translated sequence MNQSKLSRRAFLAATTTTAAALGGCATTQSAAPNTARVVPKKYSPNEKLNVASIGAGGKGLGDIMDCHKLGENVVALCDVDWNRAGEAFYKLPNAKQYKDFRKMLEEMPEIDAITISTPDHTHAPAAYLAMSMGKHVYVQKPLTHTVAEARLLTNLAKETGVITQMGNQGNSGDGVRELCEMLWDGAIGDVQTVYTWTNRPIWPQGMAAALPAQPIPETMDWDLWIGPAPLREYNEGYAPFNWRGWWDFGCGALGDMACHIMDPAYRALKLNEAAYYTVELIAQEGSTPESPPTSSIVKYSFPARAGMKPVDVFWYDGFKVDPASGEKIYNLPPRPEGVPADEKIGDGGNGSLYIGSGGILTTGTYGGESRLLPAVNMADYTRPAPTIPRVEGGNHYKNWIDGIKGGPAPGSSFEYSGPFTEMVNFGNLAVRTGKKLHWDNIKGQVTNDKDAAALISKEYRKEWELPC